A DNA window from Arachis duranensis cultivar V14167 chromosome 3, aradu.V14167.gnm2.J7QH, whole genome shotgun sequence contains the following coding sequences:
- the LOC107480413 gene encoding alanine--glyoxylate aminotransferase 2 homolog 1, mitochondrial, whose translation MATMRALLKKTVAIAKPSNSRPYASSIGTYAAATANAVEPPQLPPFDYQPRPYHGPSADEVLAKRKKYLGPSLFYYYQKPLNIVEGKMQYLFDDSGRRYLDAFAGIVTVSCGHCHPQVLNAITEQNKLLQHATTIYLHHAIADFAEALAQKMPGNLKVVYFVNSGSEANELAMMMARLYTGNLGMISLRNAYHGGSSSTIGLTALNTWKYPIPEGEIHHVMNPDPYRGIFGPDAKSYAKDVQDHIDYGTSGRVAGFIAETIQGVGGAVELAPGYLNLVYDIVRKSGGVCIADEVQTGFGRTGSHYWGFETQGVIPDIVTMAKGIGNGLPLGAVVTTPEIASVMNQKIQFNTFGGNPVCSAGGLAVLRVLDQEKRQAHCADVGSHMLERLRSLMQKHEIIGDVRGRGLMVGVELVTDRKEKTPAKSETAVLFEKLRELGVLVGKGGLHGNVFRIKPPMCFTKDDADFVVDALDYAISKL comes from the exons ATGGCAACGATGCGAGCGTTACTCAAGAAAACCGTCGCAATAGCCAAGCCTAGCAATTCGCGACCTTACGCTTCTTCCATTGGAACTTACGCCGCAGCCACCGCAAACGCTGTTGAGCCGCCACAACTTCCGCCCTTCGATTACCAGCCCCGGCCCTACCATGGACCTTCCGCCGATGAAGTCTTGGCCAAGCGCAAAAAATACCTCGGTCCTTCCTTGTTCTACTACTATCAGAAACCT CTGAATATTGTGGAGGGGAAAATGCAGTATCTTTTTGACGATAGTGGAAGGCGTTATCTTGATGCTTTTGCTGGCATAGTTACTGTTTCTTGCGGACACTGCCATCCTCAAGTTTTAAATGCTATCACAGAGCAGAACAAGCTTCTGCAACATGCTACTACCATATATCTACACCATGCAATTGCTGATTTTGCTGAGGCCTTGGCCCAAAAGATGCCTGGAAACCTTAAG GTTGTTTATTTTGTAAATTCCGGCTCAGAGGCAAACGAATTGGCAATGATGATGGCTCGTTTATACACTGGTAATCTTGGTATGATTTCTTTGAGGAATGCATATCATGGGGGAAGTTCTAGTACAATTGGCCTGACTGCTCTCAACACCTGGAAGTACCCTATTCCAGAG ggTGAAATTCATCATGTTATGAATCCGGATCCATACCGTGGAATCTTTGGCCCTGATGCTAAGAGTTATGCCAAAGATGTTCAAGATCATATTGACTATGGAACTTCAGGAAGAGTTGCTGGATTTATTGCTGAAACAATTCAG GGAGTTGGAGGAGCAGTTGAACTAGCACCTGGATACTTAAATCTTGTCTATGACATTGTACGGAAGTCTGGTGGTGTCTGCATTGCTGATGAAGTGCAAACTGGGTTTGGTCGTACAGGAAGCCACTATTGGGGATTTGAGACACAAGGTGTCATTCCTGACATAGTTACCATGGCAAAG GGTATTGGCAATGGTTTGCCGCTAGGAGCTGTAGTtacaactccagaaatagcaaGTGTGATGAATCAAAAGATTCAGTTTAACACTTTTGGTGGGAACCCTGTCTGTTCTGCTGGTGGACTTGCAGTTCTCAGGGTTCTTGATCAGGAGAAGCGTCAGGCTCATTGTGCTGATGTTGGTTCTCACATGCTTGAGCGTTTGAGATCGCTTATGCAAAAACATGAAA TCATTGGAGATGTGAGGGGAAGAGGTTTAATGGTTGGGGTAGAGTTGGTTACTGATCGAAAAGAGAAGACACCTGCAAAGTCTGAAACTGCTGTATTATTCGAAAAACTTAGAG AGCTTGGTGTTCTAGTTGGGAAAGGAGGACTGCATGGAAATGTCTTTAGAATTAAGCCACCAATGTGTTTCACCAAAGATGATGCAG ATTTTGTTGTGGATGCCCTGGACTATGCTATATCCAAGTTGTAA
- the LOC107480410 gene encoding transcription factor TGA1 isoform X2, which yields MNSPTSHFVPPRRMGVYDPIHQISMWEENFRSNVSLSASTLLIDDAEIKFDNQSEYASHGIPGTSKQYDQEANRLADKIQRRLAQNREAARKSRLRKKAYVQQLESCRVKLMQLEQEVDHAKQQGLHIGGTGLGSNSLGFAASLNSGITNFEMEYGRWLEERNRHTLALRNALSSHMGDVELGELVDGTMNHYFKLFGMKSAAAKADAFYVMSGMWKSSAERFFFWIGGFRPSEILKILVPRIETMTEQQRSDISNLGKSCQQAEDALSQGMDKLQQMVSESVAAGQLEEQTNTPNMSTAMERLAALVSFVNQETLLQMSRILTKRQAARWLLALGEYFQRLQALSSFWANRPPKPAECLIP from the exons ATGAATTCTCCAACTTCACACTTTGTTCCCccaagaaggatgggagtataTGATCCAATCCACCAGATTAGTATGTGGGAAGAGAATTTCAGAAGTAATGTTAGTTTAAGTGCATCAACGCTCTTAATTGATGACGCGGAGATTAAGTTTGACAATCAG TCAGAATATGCTTCTCATGGAATACCAGGAACATCTAAACAATATGACCAAGAAGCTAACAGACTTGCTGATAAG ATACAGAGACGCCTTGCACAAAATCGAGAGGCTGCTCGTAAGAGTCGTTTGCGCAAAAAG GCCTATGTACAGCAACTAGAATCATGTCGTGTGAAGCTAATGCAGTTAGAGCAAGAGGTTGATCATGCAAAACAACAG GGATTACATATTGGTGGTACTGGATTGGGTTCTAATAGTTTGGGTTTTGCTGCCTCTTTAAATTCAG GAATAACAAACTTCGAGATGGAGTATGGACGTTGGCTAGAAGAGCGGAATAGACATACCTTGGCACTTAGAAATGCTTTAAGTTCTCATATGGGTGACGTAGAACTCGGAGAACTTGTAGATGGCACAATGAACCACTATTTTAAGCTCTTTGGCATGAAATCTGCTGCTGCAAAAGCTGATGCTTTCTACGTTATGTCCGGCATGTGGAAATCATCAGCCGAACGATTTTTCTTCTGGATTGGAGGCTTTCGCCCCTCAGAAATTCTAAAG ATTCTGGTCCCTAGGATTGAAACCATGACAGAGCAACAAAGATCAGACATAAGCAACCTTGGAAAATCTTGTCAGCAAGCAGAAGATGCTCTTTCACAAGGCATGGACAAACTTCAACAAATGGTTTCAGAATCTGTAGCAGCAGGACAACTTGAAGAACAAACTAACACTCCAAACATGTCTACTGCAATGGAGAGATTGGCAGCTCTAGTGAGCTTTGTGAACCAA GAAACATTGCTGCAAATGTCTCGAATACTTACAAAACGGCAGGCTGCGAGGTGGCTTCTTGCCTTGGGGGAATATTTTCAACGCCTGCAAGCTTTGAGCTCTTTCTGGGCTAATCGTCCTCCCAAACCTGCTGAGTGCTTAATACCTTAG
- the LOC107480410 gene encoding transcription factor TGA1 isoform X1, protein MNSPTSHFVPPRRMGVYDPIHQISMWEENFRSNVSLSASTLLIDDAEIKFDNQSEYASHGIPGTSKQYDQEANRLADKIQRRLAQNREAARKSRLRKKAYVQQLESCRVKLMQLEQEVDHAKQQGLHIGGTGLGSNSLGFAASLNSGITNFEMEYGRWLEERNRHTLALRNALSSHMGDVELGELVDGTMNHYFKLFGMKSAAAKADAFYVMSGMWKSSAERFFFWIGGFRPSEILKILVPRIETMTEQQRSDISNLGKSCQQAEDALSQGMDKLQQMVSESVAAGQLEEQTNTPNMSTAMERLAALVSFVNQADHLRQETLLQMSRILTKRQAARWLLALGEYFQRLQALSSFWANRPPKPAECLIP, encoded by the exons ATGAATTCTCCAACTTCACACTTTGTTCCCccaagaaggatgggagtataTGATCCAATCCACCAGATTAGTATGTGGGAAGAGAATTTCAGAAGTAATGTTAGTTTAAGTGCATCAACGCTCTTAATTGATGACGCGGAGATTAAGTTTGACAATCAG TCAGAATATGCTTCTCATGGAATACCAGGAACATCTAAACAATATGACCAAGAAGCTAACAGACTTGCTGATAAG ATACAGAGACGCCTTGCACAAAATCGAGAGGCTGCTCGTAAGAGTCGTTTGCGCAAAAAG GCCTATGTACAGCAACTAGAATCATGTCGTGTGAAGCTAATGCAGTTAGAGCAAGAGGTTGATCATGCAAAACAACAG GGATTACATATTGGTGGTACTGGATTGGGTTCTAATAGTTTGGGTTTTGCTGCCTCTTTAAATTCAG GAATAACAAACTTCGAGATGGAGTATGGACGTTGGCTAGAAGAGCGGAATAGACATACCTTGGCACTTAGAAATGCTTTAAGTTCTCATATGGGTGACGTAGAACTCGGAGAACTTGTAGATGGCACAATGAACCACTATTTTAAGCTCTTTGGCATGAAATCTGCTGCTGCAAAAGCTGATGCTTTCTACGTTATGTCCGGCATGTGGAAATCATCAGCCGAACGATTTTTCTTCTGGATTGGAGGCTTTCGCCCCTCAGAAATTCTAAAG ATTCTGGTCCCTAGGATTGAAACCATGACAGAGCAACAAAGATCAGACATAAGCAACCTTGGAAAATCTTGTCAGCAAGCAGAAGATGCTCTTTCACAAGGCATGGACAAACTTCAACAAATGGTTTCAGAATCTGTAGCAGCAGGACAACTTGAAGAACAAACTAACACTCCAAACATGTCTACTGCAATGGAGAGATTGGCAGCTCTAGTGAGCTTTGTGAACCAA GCTGATCATCTGCGACAGGAAACATTGCTGCAAATGTCTCGAATACTTACAAAACGGCAGGCTGCGAGGTGGCTTCTTGCCTTGGGGGAATATTTTCAACGCCTGCAAGCTTTGAGCTCTTTCTGGGCTAATCGTCCTCCCAAACCTGCTGAGTGCTTAATACCTTAG